The sequence CCTCTGGAAGGGGTTTACAGAGGAGCAACCTTGTCCATCCACACAAGTGATTCTCCCCAGGCCTCCGTGCTGCCATTCCCCTGTGTGGAGGCTGGAGCCAGCATCACCACCCCCATCCAACCCCGTGACTCCTGGGCCAGCAGTCCATGAAGACTCATGGGGATGGACCCAGGCCCTGAGGGGAGGCGTTACTGTTCTGttctcacagagcagagcccttTAACTGGTTGCCCACACCTGAAGGTGCTGAATCTTTCATGCCCTCGGGTGCCTCTGTAAGCCCTGGTTCTGCCAGTCCCACTGAGCTGGGTGCCAAAGACTGTTTTGCAGCACAAAACCCAGGCACGAGGCAATGCCCTGCCTGGGTGACCCAGCAGAGATGGACAAGGAGCATTTCTGTCCCTGGGTTTGTTCTCACCTTGGTGCCTGCTGAGGGGTGGAGGTGTCACAGGGAAGGCAGACCCAGGCTGCAGACTGAGCAGGgatcctccttcctccctcccagcccagcccctgcctccacTCTGTAATGGCCCGAGCAAAGGCAGACCCCAGGTTTCGGGAGATCTTCCGCTTCAACACCCCCGTGCTGATGTGGGACCAGCACTTCACCCTGGAGACCTGGAACAGGCTGAAGACACGACATGTCCCCTATGGCTGGCAAGGCTTGTCCCTCGCAGGTACAGACCCAGCTGGGATGTGGGGCAGCTTGAGGGGACTGGGAGCCCAGAAGAAGGGACTGGAAATGTGGGACAGGCAAGGAGCCCTGCAGAGGAGCCAGGAACATTGATCTCTTCCCACCCCACCTCCCAGGGCACAGGGTGCGGCTCTTGCTGCATCTTGTGACATTTTCCCTGAATAAAAGCTCCAGTGTGTCCGTGATTATTGACTGGGGCTGGATGAGCTCGGACAACCAGCTCCATTGTTGTGCATGGAGATTgtttcccttcccaccccaaacccactctctgttttccctggcagctgccagcttcaatccctgggctgggaagtgctgggaatGGTGAGCAGGAGAGAACCAGTGGCAGTTGCAGAGACATTGTCAGGAGGGGATGTGGCCAGCACGGGCAGCAGcatctgcagggctggggctggagatATCTGGATGCATCCCTGTGCCTTGCACAGCCTTGGGCGGTCACTGTAGCAGGGTCAGGAGCATGGGGAGATAAGAGGTACGAGGAGGTGACACCAAGCTGGCAGAGGGGGGCCTATCTGGTGCCCTCATATGCCACCTGCAGCCCTCTCCTGCACGCGGGTGGTGTGAGTTTTCttgtgtgctgctcctggctgtgctgtgccagctctgtgcGTGCTGTTGCACGTGCTCACATGGGTTGGCACACACCTTCTCCCTGCTGACTGGTCACATCCTGCTCCATTCCAGTGGTGGGCAGCACCCTCCAGCTCCTCAACGCCTCGGCCAACCGGCACCTCTTCGACAGGGCCGCCTTCCCCGGGGGCTGTGTCCGCTGTGCCGTGGTGGGCAATGGTGGCATCCTCAACGGCTCGCGGCAGGGCAAGGCCATCGACAGCCACGACCTGGTCTTCAGGTGAGGGTGAATCCCAGGCAGGATGGAGCCATGGGGCTGCTGGGAGATGCCAGCCCTGGACACGtgtcctctgcttttcctgcaggctcAATGGTGCCGTGATCAAGGGCTTCGAGGAGGACGTCGGCACCAAGGTTTCCTTCTACGGCTTCACAGTGAACACCATGAAGAACTCCCTCATCTCCTACGAGGAGTATGGCTTCACCCAGATACCCCAGGGCAAGGTGAGACTTGAGGGCTTGTTGGGGACTTGAATCAAATTGTCCCTTCAGGCTGAGCTTGCTTCTGAGACCTTCTCCCCATCTCGGGAACCCATCAGTCCTCGCCTGCAAGCGTAGGCTGTGTCCCTAAACCTCCCTCCAAGTGCCTtgtctgtgtccctgctgcaggacctgAAGTACATCTTCATCCCCTCGGATGTCCGTGACTACGTCATGCTGAAATCGGCCATCCAGGGCAGCCCAGTGCCCGAGGGCTCGGACAAGGGGGACAAGTGAGTAGCTCCCCAAGATCCTCCCAGCACCCCAATGATGCAGGCATGACTCGCCTGTCCTCACCCTACATCTGTCCCTCCTGGGATAAACCCCCAGGGAGTTCCAGGACTCCCATGACAAAGTTCTGCCCTTCTCCTTACCTTGCTACAGCCCACAGAAGTATTTTGGACTGGAGACATCTGCAGAGAAGTTCAAGCTGCTGCATCCTGATTTCTTGCAGTACCTGACAGCAAGGTGAGGGTGATGAGCACTGTGGCTGCTGTCTgtctctgctctgggctgggctcagaccacctccctcccctctctgcTCATTCCAGTACAGACCAGTAGCTGCCCAGCATCAAAGAGCAGTCCCAGTCTCCCCCAGACACTGGaaccagccctgccctgctgtttGCACACAAGGCAGAGGCATCTCTCCCCTATCATTCCTGttcactgcagcacagctcacatCCCCTCCTATGTCTCCCTGTGCTCACCTTGCTCCCATTCCccaaaacaaattacattttgtCCCACTCTAACAGGAGCAAAGGTAGGTCCCAACGGGATGgtcttttcctgtctttcatGAAAGCaggtgcccaggctggggtggCTCCAAACAGCAGAGAGGTGCCTTTTACCTCTGAGCAAATGAGAACAGCCATCAGAGAACCCACCTGAGCCCTGTGTTTCACTCAGTGCTCCTGCCTTACTGAGCACTGGTGTCACTGGAGAGGCCTGGGTGGGTGTGggtctgggggctgcagggctgtgccaacCCCACAGCCAGCGTGTCCCGTCAGGTTCCTGCGGTCAGAGCTCCTCAACACCCAGTACGGCTCCCTGTACATGCCCAGCACCGGCGCCCTCATGCTCCTCACCGCGCTCCACACCTGCGACCAGGTAAGGGGCCACAGGGCCACTGTTcccctggggagaagggaatCCCCCCCTTTGGCTGCTGTGGGGTTCTAGTGTATCCTGGTGGCTGTCCTacatgtcccctgtccctgaaGGGAGTCCACCCAAGTCCACCGAGTCCTGATGGACCACCCGAGTGAAGCCTGTCCTCTGTCTGCCCCACCTCCTTCCCCACAGGTCAGTGCCTACGGGTTCATCACGGCCAACTACGAGCAGTTCTCAGACCACTACTACGAGGTGGAGAAGAAACCTCTGGTGTTTTATGCCAACCACGACATGATGCTGGAGGCAGCGCTGTGGAGGAGCCTGCACCGTGCAGGGATCATCACCCTCTACCAGCGCTGAGGCCAGGAGGCTGCCCACAGGGGCAAGTCCAAGGACTCTTGTGgctcttctcctttctcctgagGGTCACCTTCTCCCTCCTGAGGGCTCTTCCCAGCTGGCCAGCCAGCCCACGGAGCAGGCTTGCTGCACCACAGCCAGCAGTGATGTGAGGATAACGGGGAAGCTGAAGCTGGTGGAGGAATGCTGCTTTCCTCAGGGATCAGCGTGATTGAACGTGGCCTTTGGGGCAgccagaagcagcacagcacatggctgtgccctgccagccccatggATGTGGCTTTGGGGCAGCAGTGGAGAACAGGAGGGGCAGGGTGATGCTGGAAGAGGATGCTGGAAAATGTCCTTCACCTTAAATGCTCATCACCATGGTGGGACCACAGCAGGCAGGATAAATCCTTGCACTGGAGCTCAGGTGACAAGAGGTGACATGTCTGGAGAACACTTCTCTCCAGAAAGACAGCAGAAAgtcacagctccagccagctgtGTGTAGATGTGATCCATTCCAGAAGGATCTGTTTGCCTCCCTGGTCAGTGGCACAGACAGAAGGACAGACACAGTGGgccctgtcactgtcccctTCTTGAGGTCTGCTGTTTTCTGGCAAGTAAGGGGCTCAAAAGCCATCAGCTACAAGGAGGGTCaaggcagctcagccaggactccAGGAACATGTccaggctctgagcagcccaGAGGTGGCACTGGCCTCAGCCATGTGTGTGTGGCACTGGCTTTGTCAGCCTTTTCTTGCACAGGGACTCTGTGGTGCTCTGAGAGGCAGCCCCACACCAGGTGGGTCAAAGTGATGGTCActcttttaatttccttccctAAACCCCAAGGGAGGGGAGGATCCTGAACCTTTCAGATGTTCCTCAtacaccagcactgctcagggagaCCCACTGGGAGAGGCTTCTGCAGCTGGTGGGGgctggagacagagcagtgtaATCCAAGACACTTTCCCACTTTGTCTAATTACATAAATGTTGAATGATTGTTTTCTTTAACatgtttctgttgttttgatGAACTGGTTGGGGTGAGACTCCCCCCTTTACCTCCTACAGCAGAGAAGCAGTATCAGGGAGTAGAGATTTGAACTGGGGAACAGCTCCAGAGGCAGATAGGGATGGAAACCAGTTTAAATTATGGAGACTGAAGACTTagctctgagcacagcccttTTCCACTTGGAATGCTATTTACTGTATGAGGTTGGTGTACAGAGATGGCAAAAGATACCCTGGCCCTGAGCCAGGGAACCTCCAAACCCCCTGAAGCTCTCAGCAGGCTGCTTCCAGCTGGTTCACAGAGGCAGGTTAGGCTCCAAGCCTGTTCCAGATGTAATCTCTAGCTTGGGGCCCATCTTGTGTTCCCACGTCTCAAGTTAACCTTTGTTCCCATCAGAGCCACCTTACACTGGTACCACAGCAGCCTGTCAGGCCTGTTTTGTGTTCCCAAACACTCAGCAAAACCTTTCCTGACACGAATGAGCCTAATCCTCACATCTCCTGGCCAAGACACTCTGAAACCTCCTCAAACCAGCTGTGGCCAAGCCTCAGGTGACATCAGCAGCACCATGACACTCAGGGCAAGATGATCACGATGGTGGTGTCACAGTGCTGCAATCCTGCCTGGAATAATCCAGTTCACAGGCATATCAGGAACTAAACATTGGGAACCACAACGTGCACCTTGCTTTCCCCTCTTAAAAAGGGACATTCCCAGCCAAGGGTGGAGCCTGGAGCTGGAGTTAACTCCATTTTAAGGACTTATTCATGGCTGTACTCCCAAGCACACCACAAGAACCATTTGGCACCAGACCTTAGCCATAAGTTAGTTCTGTCACACTGTTCCCATGAATTACTTCTGGGACAGAATCTGCAGACACTGAAGTCTTTGTGTTATCAGGTTTGCTATGAAGGGCAAGCTCACAACTGCCATTTCAGGAAGGGTTTTAATCCAAAATCCTTCATACCTACACAAAACCATTCCTGTCCAAGAAGAATCAGAATCATTACAGTTAGGAAACACCTTTAAGAGCATGGACTCCAGCCTTTACAGAAATAACCAAATAAACCCCAACTTTGACTCATAAGATTTGCCACAACTTATTTTATTCTggaacagaagaaagcagagaagcaCTTTTTCCACCAGCCAACTGTAGATTAGGTCCtggtgacaaaaaaaaaaaaaaaaaaaaaaccaacagtaTCAGAGCAGCTGAAAAGTTCCTGATTTGCACTATTTAACCTGGAGTACAGGTCTCAGGAGACAAAACCTTGCTCCCACCCAGGCCAATGGCACTAGTACCCAAATCCTTTTTGGTTTTAGTGGTCCCTTACCCATGGTGTGGCTGCAGCAAGCACTGAGCAGTGTGGAGGAGCCTGTGGCTACACACAGGTGGCCATTTCACATGACATATCAGCAGTCATTTGTGACATCCCGTCCAGAACAATCTTCCTTCTAGATCTGTGAGAAACCACAAACCAAGGCTGTAACTGTTTTCCAAAAAAGTCCATTCTGAAACAATTCCTGCCCTTCTGATCTCAAAGCACTGAGTAGCTCTTTTCCCATTTATCATCAGGCTGCCTCTccactttcttttccctgttaTACCTTGGAAGCCGAAAGCTCCAGGTGCTTGTCGTAGTGCCTGATCCTGCCTGGGAGACAGCTGTGCTGTCAGAGCACCCAAGGTGCCTGATTTGTGTGCCATTCCGTCCCCTTTCACAATCCTGAGGACACTCCCTgtcaccagctctgccagcctgtcAGAAGCTGTTACTGACCTTCTGCAAACAAAACGAAATTCTGCTCAATAAAGCATAAAATCATTTAGCAGAAGGCAGCTGTCAGCTGCCCAAGACAAAGTGCTGTTCCAGCCTGTGTGTTCAGTGACTGTACatcaaggaagagaaaaaatgcatttcttatctGCCCTTCAACCTGTCACTGTTTGCACTAGGAACTTGAAAACTCTTTGCAGCTCTAAACTGTGCTATGACaacagcagctctccagctgtgtctgcacctggctgctgtcacacagcacagggtggcaggacaggggacagaTTCTGTCATGCTGGTGCCACTCACACCTGTGGAGTGAGGGGCAGGGGATCCACTAAGGGAAGTACCTGAGCCTCAGTGGACATTTTCCTCCTCAAGCTGAGTGTCAGACAGGGATAACAGCACATCACAGGCTCAGTGTCTGTCCCACCCCTCATGTTCCCCAGAACCACACACAGTACAGATACaaagctgctctccctgggatTTTTCCTGGTAAACCTTCAGAAATTAGGCTCACCAGGTGACTCAATGTGCCCACAGGCCTGGCATgtaattaatgaattaaaaacaaacaacacacaATACTGAAGAATTAAATTCTCTTACCAGCCTGAAGCCAAACATAGCAGCTGCCCTCTGGCCAAAGCTGTCTTTGGgcaacagcagccccaggatTCTGCAGGGCCATTTCCTCCTAAGTACAAAGTTACAATGAACACTGTTAGCAAAAGTACTTTAAGTAAAGTTGGTCGTCTTTTCCTCACCccacctgaaaaaaaccccagcactgGATCACAGAGCAAGAATTAGACAGAAATTCTCCATTTGAAGATAAGCAACTTTTGTCTCACAAACTTAGCAGAGCAGAAACCTGTCCCTCAAGACACAGAGGAGCATGTTTGCCAGGGGGCTGTCTCATTCACAGACAAGAAACTTTGAGAAGTGGATGCTATTTAAATCCTTGCTTAGGGAAAAACCCCACCAGCTCTGAGACATCGGTGGTTTGGACCCTTTTAAGCTGTTCCAACCTGACATTCTTCTCATCTTCCAGAAACCTCCCAGCCCAACTCGCTCCCTGCACATCCATCCATGGTATAATTTGTCTATGGGTTTATCTTAAGAAATGCATTTATCAGACCTGGGACAGCCACATCCCCTCAGGTGAAAGATTCCTCAGGGCGTGTCCTCCACAGGACGACCCTTTGGGGCAGGTGAGCTgcacctccccagccccagcaacCTGATGCAAGTTTGAAACTGTCCCAGAACACCTCCAGGCAGGCAAACAGAGCAATTATTCTGTCACTAGGTCTATTTCTGTGACAGACACAGTTATGAGATGAGCTGTGTCAAATGTCTCCATAATAGGCTGTCATCCAATCCCTCCTACCTCTAATCCTTCTACTCTGGCTCATCTCTGACCACGCTGACAAGCAGGTGCTCTGCTGGGCACCAACACCAGTAAAATTCCCATTCAATCCgtgctgcttttcagcttgTGCTCCATGGCAGCAAAGGGCAGCGCACTGGGGTGGCAGCTGTGACAAAGCTACAGCCTTTATTGGCTTAATTACATTCATCAAGCCGTTTGGCTTTCATATCCCCtcccaggagccccaggaatgCAGGAGGGTATAATTTGAGACAGCAGAGCGAGTTTTTCTTCCATAACCCCTCAAGAGGAGGAAAACCCCCAGACTATGCCAAGAcagatg comes from Vidua macroura isolate BioBank_ID:100142 chromosome 19, ASM2450914v1, whole genome shotgun sequence and encodes:
- the ST6GALNAC2 gene encoding alpha-N-acetylgalactosaminide alpha-2,6-sialyltransferase 2; translated protein: MGSPHWKRLCLLLLAGLTSSLLLYSHYHATVEAPTSQRIIASLLQPGPLVLAPSGTPHGASSRRWALGGSWESGNSFKPSAELEEPEPSRKQPSPCLHSVMARAKADPRFREIFRFNTPVLMWDQHFTLETWNRLKTRHVPYGWQGLSLAVVGSTLQLLNASANRHLFDRAAFPGGCVRCAVVGNGGILNGSRQGKAIDSHDLVFRLNGAVIKGFEEDVGTKVSFYGFTVNTMKNSLISYEEYGFTQIPQGKDLKYIFIPSDVRDYVMLKSAIQGSPVPEGSDKGDNPQKYFGLETSAEKFKLLHPDFLQYLTARFLRSELLNTQYGSLYMPSTGALMLLTALHTCDQVSAYGFITANYEQFSDHYYEVEKKPLVFYANHDMMLEAALWRSLHRAGIITLYQR